From a region of the Gemmatimonadales bacterium genome:
- a CDS encoding P1 family peptidase translates to MIPVRQRSILPALASITIILPAVLSAQQRPRARDLGITPGIFATGARNAITDVAGVLVGQSTVIEGDSVHTGITAILPHAGDLFHDRVPAALHVGNGFGKLIGATQLGELGELETPILLTCTLCVWKAADAMVAWELAKPGMQSVRSINPVVAETNDGTLNAIRSRPIRPEQVVAALESASNGDVAEGSVGAGAGTIAFEWKGGIGTSSRKLPASLGGYTVGVLVQSNFGGVLQLGGAPVGIELRRFSYRNNLLRERGDGSCVIVVATDAPLSDHQLERLAARGIMGLARTGADGSNGSGDYALAFSTSPDVRRHPPAVRESRGLDDDAVSPVFEAAIEATEEAIDNSILRATSVTSRGRTVAAIDIDSVRAVLARHHVGKKE, encoded by the coding sequence ATGATCCCGGTCCGGCAGCGATCGATCCTGCCGGCGCTCGCGAGCATCACCATCATTCTGCCAGCGGTCCTGTCGGCGCAGCAGCGTCCCAGGGCCCGCGACCTCGGCATCACCCCCGGGATCTTTGCCACGGGGGCCCGCAACGCGATCACCGACGTCGCCGGCGTCCTCGTGGGACAGAGCACCGTGATCGAGGGCGATTCGGTGCACACCGGCATCACCGCGATTCTCCCCCACGCAGGGGATCTCTTCCACGACCGCGTTCCAGCTGCGCTGCACGTCGGCAACGGCTTCGGCAAGTTGATCGGTGCCACCCAGCTCGGCGAACTCGGCGAGCTCGAGACGCCGATTCTTCTCACGTGCACCCTCTGTGTCTGGAAAGCTGCCGACGCCATGGTCGCGTGGGAGCTGGCCAAGCCGGGAATGCAATCAGTTCGGTCAATCAACCCGGTCGTGGCCGAGACGAACGATGGGACGCTCAACGCGATTCGATCGCGACCGATCCGGCCGGAGCAGGTCGTGGCGGCGCTGGAGTCGGCGTCGAACGGTGACGTGGCCGAAGGAAGCGTCGGTGCCGGTGCGGGAACGATCGCGTTCGAATGGAAAGGCGGGATCGGCACGTCGTCGCGAAAACTCCCGGCGTCGCTGGGCGGCTACACCGTGGGCGTCCTGGTGCAATCGAATTTTGGCGGGGTGCTGCAACTCGGTGGCGCGCCGGTGGGAATTGAGCTGCGGCGATTCTCGTATCGAAACAACCTGCTGAGGGAACGCGGCGACGGCTCATGCGTCATCGTGGTCGCCACCGACGCGCCACTTTCCGACCATCAGCTGGAGCGACTCGCGGCTCGCGGGATCATGGGGCTCGCGCGCACCGGCGCCGACGGATCGAACGGCTCCGGCGACTACGCGCTGGCGTTTTCGACCTCGCCCGATGTCCGACGCCATCCGCCCGCGGTGCGGGAAAGCAGGGGACTCGACGACGACGCGGTGTCGCCGGTGTTCGAAGCGGCGATCGAGGCGACCGAGGAGGCGATCGACAACTCGATCCTCCGCGCCACGAGCGTCACGAGCCGCGGCCGCACCGTGGCTGCGATCGACATCGACTCGGTGCGAGCGGTGCTCGCGCGACATCACGTCGGGAAGAAGGAATGA
- a CDS encoding M20/M25/M40 family metallo-hydrolase — MTLLPVTIAAVVLLGAHRATPTVPATNRRDADTLHAVPAPDANDRANVERLERTLADDSMEGRGTATPGGERAARFLMREMKKIGLNPAGDSGYLQRVPLEVPGPQPAGSRGRRRSLVVLPSLADLDTVPADRRRHAENIVGTLPGADPALKQEVILVLSHYDHLGIGKPAVPGGDSIYNGADDDASGTVAVLEVARLLKRAGTPRRTIIFANMTGEELGLLGTSYFIAHPPVPLSRIVAGFEIEMIGRPDSLAGGPGKAWLTGYERSTMGDMLKTYGIAIVPDMRPDQRFFTRSDNYGLAQRGIVAHTLSSFNLHSDYHRVSDDVSKIDFDHMTAVIHSAAEAVRHLADGPKPAWHPGGAPQ; from the coding sequence ATGACACTCTTGCCCGTGACGATTGCCGCGGTCGTGCTCCTCGGGGCACACCGCGCAACGCCAACTGTGCCGGCAACGAACCGGCGAGATGCCGACACGCTCCACGCCGTGCCGGCACCAGATGCGAACGACCGCGCGAACGTGGAGCGTCTCGAGCGCACGCTGGCCGACGATTCGATGGAAGGGCGCGGTACCGCGACGCCCGGCGGTGAGCGCGCCGCGCGCTTTCTGATGCGCGAGATGAAGAAAATCGGGCTCAATCCGGCTGGTGATAGCGGCTATCTGCAGCGCGTTCCGCTGGAGGTACCCGGGCCGCAGCCCGCCGGTAGCCGAGGCCGCCGGCGGTCGCTCGTGGTGCTCCCGTCGCTCGCCGATCTTGATACGGTTCCTGCGGATCGGCGCAGACACGCGGAGAACATCGTCGGGACTCTCCCCGGTGCCGATCCGGCGCTCAAGCAGGAAGTGATCCTGGTCCTCTCGCACTACGATCATCTCGGCATCGGCAAACCGGCAGTTCCCGGCGGGGACTCGATCTACAACGGCGCGGATGACGACGCGTCGGGAACGGTCGCGGTGCTCGAGGTCGCGAGATTGCTGAAACGGGCCGGGACGCCGCGGCGGACGATCATCTTCGCCAACATGACCGGCGAGGAACTCGGGCTTCTCGGAACCAGCTATTTCATCGCGCATCCGCCGGTTCCGCTCAGCCGGATCGTTGCGGGATTCGAGATCGAGATGATCGGACGTCCTGATTCGCTGGCCGGCGGCCCGGGGAAGGCGTGGCTCACAGGATATGAGCGCTCGACGATGGGAGATATGCTCAAGACATACGGGATCGCGATCGTCCCCGACATGCGACCCGACCAGCGGTTCTTCACCCGAAGCGACAACTACGGTTTGGCGCAACGAGGGATCGTGGCGCACACATTGTCGAGCTTCAATCTCCACAGCGACTACCATCGCGTTTCCGACGATGTCAGCAAGATCGATTTCGATCACATGACGGCGGTGATTCATTCGGCCGCCGAAGCAGTGCGACATCTCGCTGACGGCCCCAAACCGGCGTGGCACCCCGGCGGCGCCCCACAGTGA
- a CDS encoding DUF3052 domain-containing protein, translating to MTPAVRATPGYSGKSLSEKLGIRSGMRVAAKNAPRELSAWLAPLPEGAWLLGPRSRVAECVLHFTSDRSDFAREMPPLVASLPEGGIYWVCWPKKSSGTATDVTENVIRALVLPTGWVDVKVCAVSDVWSGLKFLRRRH from the coding sequence GTGACGCCGGCGGTGCGCGCGACGCCGGGCTACAGCGGCAAGTCGTTGTCGGAGAAGCTGGGGATCAGGAGCGGGATGCGCGTCGCGGCGAAGAATGCACCACGCGAATTGTCGGCGTGGCTCGCCCCGCTGCCAGAGGGAGCGTGGCTCCTCGGCCCGCGGAGCCGCGTCGCGGAATGCGTGCTGCACTTCACCAGCGACCGGAGCGACTTCGCGCGCGAGATGCCGCCACTGGTGGCGTCCCTTCCCGAAGGCGGGATCTACTGGGTCTGCTGGCCCAAGAAGAGCAGCGGCACCGCGACCGACGTGACCGAGAATGTCATCCGTGCGCTGGTGCTGCCGACCGGATGGGTCGACGTCAAGGTGTGTGCGGTCAGCGACGTCTGGTCAGGACTCAAGTTCCTGCGCCGCCGCCATTGA
- a CDS encoding methylated-DNA--[protein]-cysteine S-methyltransferase produces MTSLRQLPSRRTLLGAVARRDAAWDGLFIVAVRTTRIACRPTCPSRRARPENLEFFTSLAAAEEAGFRPCLRCKPEQVEVEPDWWSRLTALADATGTRRLTDKELARHGFDPVRVRRHCLRAHGMTFHRWQRARAVAHAQRQLRRGASLDRVIVSSGWESHSGFRDAFARAVGAPPGRSRNGEPVFAATWHSPLGQLVAAAVTEGVVLLEFGDIERLRRQAPTLRRWFQGPVVTESHPHLERLFTELEEYFAGRRREFTVPLVVRGSPFEVSVWNALRDIPIGSTCSYADIARTVGNPRAVRAVGTANGRNRLAIVIPCHRVVNTGGKLGGYGGGLWRKVRLLEIEGITPMALPGLTPSMAAAQELES; encoded by the coding sequence ATGACATCGCTTCGACAGCTGCCATCGCGCCGCACCCTCCTGGGCGCCGTCGCCCGCCGCGACGCCGCGTGGGACGGGCTCTTCATCGTGGCGGTCCGGACCACGCGAATCGCCTGCCGCCCCACCTGCCCGTCGCGCCGCGCGCGCCCCGAGAATCTCGAGTTCTTCACGTCGCTCGCGGCTGCGGAGGAAGCCGGATTTCGTCCCTGCCTCCGATGCAAGCCCGAACAGGTCGAGGTCGAACCCGACTGGTGGTCGCGGCTCACCGCTCTGGCCGACGCCACCGGAACGCGGCGCCTCACCGACAAGGAACTCGCCCGGCACGGCTTCGATCCGGTGCGCGTGCGGCGCCACTGCCTGCGTGCGCACGGCATGACCTTCCATCGCTGGCAACGGGCGCGGGCAGTTGCCCACGCACAGCGTCAGCTCCGTCGCGGCGCATCGCTCGATCGCGTGATCGTGTCATCGGGGTGGGAGTCGCACAGCGGCTTCCGCGACGCGTTCGCGCGCGCGGTCGGCGCGCCGCCCGGACGGTCCCGCAATGGCGAACCGGTCTTTGCCGCGACCTGGCATTCACCCCTCGGCCAGCTCGTCGCTGCCGCCGTGACCGAAGGCGTGGTGCTCCTCGAATTCGGCGACATCGAGCGGCTGCGACGGCAGGCGCCGACGTTGCGGCGCTGGTTCCAGGGACCGGTGGTCACCGAAAGCCATCCGCATCTTGAGCGACTCTTCACCGAACTGGAGGAGTACTTCGCAGGGCGCCGGCGCGAGTTCACCGTGCCACTGGTAGTGCGCGGTTCGCCGTTCGAGGTGTCGGTCTGGAATGCGCTGCGCGACATCCCGATCGGCTCGACGTGCTCCTACGCCGACATCGCACGCACGGTCGGCAATCCGCGCGCGGTTCGCGCCGTCGGCACCGCCAACGGTCGCAACCGTCTCGCCATCGTCATTCCGTGCCATCGGGTGGTGAATACCGGCGGAAAACTCGGCGGATACGGCGGCGGGCTCTGGCGAAAGGTGCGGCTTCTGGAAATCGAGGGGATCACGCCAATGGCGTTGCCGGGCTTGACCCCCTCAATGGCGGCGGCGCAGGAACTTGAGTCCTGA
- a CDS encoding (4Fe-4S)-binding protein: MSERRLQVYETDQVRVTYDPTICLHSGICLRTLPAVFDVGYSRWIHPERATPSAVMAAVAKCPSGALRATLVTSVMHRVPRDEKP; this comes from the coding sequence ATGAGCGAACGACGCCTGCAGGTGTACGAGACCGACCAGGTCCGAGTGACCTATGATCCTACCATCTGTCTGCATTCGGGGATCTGCCTGCGCACCCTCCCCGCGGTGTTCGATGTCGGTTATTCCCGCTGGATTCACCCCGAACGCGCCACGCCGAGCGCGGTGATGGCAGCGGTCGCGAAATGTCCGTCGGGAGCGCTACGCGCCACGCTGGTGACGTCGGTGATGCATCGCGTGCCCCGCGACGAAAAACCGTGA
- a CDS encoding HAD family hydrolase yields the protein MAIRLVVFDVAGTTIRDGGGVVRQAMHDAIAGRGLTLRDGAMEGVAGMAKGQAIRTLIEGHGRDELLDDIDAIHADFRHRMIRYYRDHADVSAVAGAAETFAALRAAGVHVALDTGFGRQVLDVVLTRVGWNGSDAPIDASIASDEVERGRPWPDMIDALRVKLGGIPYGEVAKVGDTPIDLHEGTMARCGFVVGVLSGAHSRESLSQHPNDALIGSVAEIPELFRSNGLMPA from the coding sequence ATGGCAATAAGACTGGTCGTATTCGACGTGGCCGGAACGACCATTCGCGATGGTGGCGGCGTGGTCCGCCAGGCGATGCACGATGCCATCGCCGGGCGCGGCCTCACCCTGCGGGACGGCGCCATGGAAGGGGTCGCCGGGATGGCCAAGGGACAGGCGATTCGCACCCTGATCGAAGGGCACGGCCGCGACGAACTGCTCGACGACATCGACGCCATTCATGCCGATTTCAGGCACCGCATGATCCGCTATTACCGCGATCACGCCGACGTGAGTGCAGTGGCTGGCGCAGCCGAGACCTTCGCCGCGCTGCGAGCGGCCGGAGTCCACGTGGCACTCGATACCGGCTTCGGACGGCAGGTGCTCGACGTTGTCCTCACCCGCGTGGGGTGGAACGGAAGCGATGCGCCGATCGATGCATCGATCGCGAGCGACGAAGTGGAGCGCGGACGACCGTGGCCCGACATGATCGACGCGCTGCGCGTCAAGCTGGGCGGCATTCCGTACGGGGAGGTGGCCAAGGTTGGCGATACGCCGATCGACCTGCATGAGGGGACGATGGCGCGATGCGGATTTGTCGTCGGCGTGCTGTCGGGCGCGCACAGCCGGGAGTCGCTGAGTCAGCATCCCAACGACGCGCTGATCGGAAGCGTGGCGGAGATTCCGGAGTTGTTCCGCTCGAACGGGCTGATGCCGGCCTAG
- a CDS encoding toxin-antitoxin system HicB family antitoxin, with protein sequence MSERKSFVVRLEPRLHAALAKWAADDLRSLNAQIEFLLRRAAEEAGRLKRPSS encoded by the coding sequence GTGAGTGAACGGAAGTCGTTCGTGGTGCGGCTCGAGCCGCGGCTGCACGCAGCCCTCGCCAAGTGGGCCGCGGACGACCTCCGTTCCCTCAATGCCCAGATCGAATTCCTGCTGCGGCGGGCCGCCGAAGAGGCCGGGCGCCTCAAGCGGCCGTCGTCCTAG
- a CDS encoding SPFH domain-containing protein, with product MASEIERRAVNGLAAVLFFLILIAIGAFLIATGSANGSGLPVGIGVGLLFATVFFGFAGLFSVQPNQAKVLTLFGKYVGTVKSQGLWWANPFLAKRSISLRVRNFETTKLKVNDKNSNPIEIAAIVVFQVVDSAEAIFEVDNYEDYVRVQSESAVRALATSYPYDAHQDGERSLSHNAAEISDQLAGEVQARLQKAGMKVLEARIAHLAYAPEIANAMLRRQQASAIIAARTLIVEGAVSMVDMALKSIVERGIVSLDEERKAAMVSNLLVTLCAEQPMQPVVNTGSIY from the coding sequence ATGGCGAGCGAAATCGAACGACGGGCAGTCAACGGGCTGGCGGCGGTGTTGTTTTTCCTGATCCTCATAGCCATCGGGGCATTCCTCATCGCCACCGGCTCCGCCAACGGATCGGGGCTGCCGGTGGGAATCGGCGTGGGGCTGCTCTTTGCAACCGTCTTCTTCGGCTTTGCCGGCCTCTTCTCGGTCCAGCCCAACCAGGCAAAGGTCCTCACCCTCTTCGGCAAGTACGTCGGCACGGTGAAGTCGCAGGGGCTCTGGTGGGCCAATCCGTTCCTTGCCAAGCGCAGCATTTCGCTCCGCGTCCGCAATTTCGAGACAACGAAACTGAAGGTGAACGACAAGAACTCCAATCCGATCGAGATCGCAGCGATCGTCGTCTTCCAGGTGGTCGATTCCGCCGAAGCGATCTTCGAAGTCGACAACTACGAGGACTACGTCAGGGTGCAGAGCGAGTCTGCGGTGCGTGCCCTCGCCACCAGCTACCCGTACGACGCCCATCAGGACGGCGAGCGCTCGCTGAGTCACAACGCCGCCGAGATCTCCGATCAGCTCGCCGGCGAAGTGCAGGCGCGGCTGCAGAAGGCGGGGATGAAGGTGCTCGAGGCGCGGATCGCGCATCTCGCCTACGCGCCGGAGATCGCCAACGCGATGCTGCGCCGTCAGCAGGCGAGCGCGATCATCGCCGCGCGAACCTTGATCGTGGAAGGCGCGGTATCGATGGTCGACATGGCGCTCAAGAGCATTGTCGAACGAGGGATTGTCTCCCTCGACGAAGAGCGGAAGGCGGCGATGGTCTCCAACCTCCTCGTCACGCTCTGCGCCGAGCAACCGATGCAACCGGTCGTGAACACCGGCTCGATCTACTAG
- a CDS encoding threonine/serine exporter family protein, translating into MPPLPHTEPADQRVAFVLRLGRALHTSGYAAHRLEEALALMSDRLGLDGQFFSLPTSIMASFGAQDDQRTFMIRVEPAESDLGKLARVDEVARRVLNGQMSPQEGSVAIETIEAASPRFGPVTTTLAFGLVSGGAARFLGGGLHEVIVAAAIGLVTGALALVAARHVAVGRVFDPLAAFIASMLAAAAAVAGLHVSVFLATLSGVIVLIPGLMLTTAVTELSTKHLSSGTARLMGALVLLLGIAFGIAIGAKTADLLIGTPHSSPIVPLPGWTLALAVLISPIGFAVLLKADVHDFLWIVVAGIVAFVGARVGSNALGAELGAFVGGLMTGVGSNWYARLTNRPAQITLVPGLLVLVPGSVGLQSLASLLDRNVEVGVDSAFRMALIATSLVAGILIANVISPRRKLMT; encoded by the coding sequence ATGCCGCCGCTGCCACACACCGAACCTGCCGATCAACGTGTCGCCTTCGTGCTGCGCCTCGGACGCGCGTTGCATACCTCGGGGTACGCGGCGCACCGCCTCGAGGAGGCGCTCGCGCTGATGAGCGACCGCCTCGGCCTCGACGGTCAGTTCTTCTCGCTGCCCACCTCGATCATGGCGTCGTTCGGCGCGCAGGATGACCAGCGCACCTTCATGATCCGCGTCGAGCCGGCCGAATCCGATCTGGGCAAGCTGGCGCGAGTCGACGAAGTCGCCCGCCGCGTGCTCAACGGCCAGATGTCGCCGCAGGAAGGATCGGTCGCCATCGAGACAATCGAAGCGGCATCACCGCGTTTCGGTCCGGTCACGACGACGCTGGCGTTCGGTCTCGTTTCCGGTGGCGCGGCCCGCTTCCTCGGCGGCGGCCTCCACGAGGTGATCGTCGCCGCCGCGATCGGACTGGTCACCGGCGCGCTGGCACTGGTCGCGGCGCGGCACGTCGCGGTGGGGCGGGTGTTCGATCCACTCGCCGCGTTCATCGCATCGATGCTCGCCGCCGCCGCAGCCGTCGCGGGACTGCATGTCTCGGTCTTCCTCGCCACGCTGTCGGGGGTGATCGTCCTGATCCCGGGCTTGATGCTCACCACGGCGGTGACCGAACTCTCCACCAAGCACCTCTCCAGCGGCACCGCACGACTGATGGGCGCGCTGGTGCTCCTGCTTGGCATCGCATTCGGAATCGCCATCGGCGCGAAGACGGCGGACCTTCTGATCGGCACACCGCATTCATCGCCGATCGTCCCGCTTCCCGGATGGACGCTGGCACTTGCCGTGCTGATTTCGCCGATCGGATTCGCGGTCCTCCTCAAGGCCGACGTGCATGACTTTCTCTGGATCGTGGTCGCGGGGATCGTGGCGTTCGTCGGCGCCCGCGTCGGTTCGAACGCACTTGGCGCCGAGCTCGGAGCGTTCGTCGGCGGATTGATGACGGGGGTGGGAAGCAACTGGTACGCGCGGCTGACCAATCGCCCGGCTCAGATCACGCTGGTTCCGGGCCTCCTGGTGCTCGTGCCGGGAAGCGTCGGCCTGCAATCGCTGGCGTCACTCCTCGATCGGAACGTCGAAGTCGGCGTCGACAGCGCCTTCCGCATGGCGCTGATCGCAACGTCACTCGTGGCCGGAATCCTCATCGCCAACGTGATCTCGCCGCGCCGGAAGCTGATGACCTAG
- a CDS encoding VWA domain-containing protein, which produces MRYTTYSRFVAGLADQVNLQALLDKLGDFLLQSGFAGNPWWDEPPDPDAGRSLDDLRQAILKALMESGQLTPDMLKLLRGESTGDADRDAQTTKDLADLLDKIVQRLVDEGYLSLDGKPAQASLHDQTAHGHERDAARTVHFDLTEKGADFLGYKTLKELLGALGKSALGSHETPHLATSNEAEAASRPYEFGDVLNLDVPATLSSAIARHGLHVPIELDYQDLMVVQSEYRSSAATVLMLDCSHSMILYGEDRFTPAKKVALALTHLIRTQYPGDSIRVVLFHDGAEEIPVGALANVKVGPYHTNTAGGLALARRILAGQRKDMKQIIMITDGKPSALTLPNGRIYVNSAGLDPAILKATFAEVAACRRSNILINTFMLARDRPLVEFVKQVSRICRGKAYFANPMTLGQFLLMDFLKGKTRRVA; this is translated from the coding sequence ATGCGATACACCACCTATTCCCGCTTCGTCGCCGGACTGGCCGACCAGGTCAACCTCCAGGCGCTCCTCGACAAGCTTGGCGATTTTCTGCTGCAGTCGGGATTTGCCGGGAATCCGTGGTGGGACGAACCTCCCGATCCCGATGCGGGACGCTCACTCGATGATCTCCGGCAGGCGATCCTCAAGGCGCTGATGGAATCGGGACAGCTCACCCCCGACATGCTGAAATTGCTGCGCGGCGAGTCAACCGGCGACGCCGACCGCGACGCGCAGACGACGAAGGATCTCGCCGATCTCCTCGACAAGATCGTGCAGCGGCTGGTCGACGAGGGATATCTCTCCCTCGATGGGAAGCCGGCTCAGGCGTCGCTGCACGACCAGACCGCGCACGGCCACGAACGCGACGCCGCGCGCACCGTGCATTTCGACCTCACTGAAAAGGGCGCCGACTTCCTCGGCTACAAGACCTTGAAGGAACTCCTGGGCGCGCTCGGCAAGTCGGCGCTCGGGAGCCATGAGACGCCGCACCTCGCCACCAGCAACGAGGCGGAGGCCGCAAGCCGGCCGTATGAATTCGGCGACGTCCTCAATCTCGACGTGCCGGCGACGCTGTCGAGCGCCATTGCGCGCCACGGCCTGCACGTGCCGATCGAGCTCGACTACCAGGACCTGATGGTGGTGCAGTCGGAATACCGTTCGTCAGCCGCGACGGTGCTGATGCTCGACTGCTCCCATTCGATGATCCTGTACGGTGAGGATCGCTTCACGCCGGCGAAGAAGGTGGCGCTCGCGCTGACGCACCTGATCCGCACCCAGTACCCCGGTGACTCGATCCGCGTCGTGCTCTTTCACGATGGCGCCGAAGAGATTCCGGTGGGTGCGCTCGCCAACGTCAAGGTCGGTCCGTATCACACCAATACCGCCGGCGGGCTCGCGCTTGCGCGACGAATCCTGGCGGGACAGCGCAAGGACATGAAGCAGATCATCATGATCACCGATGGCAAGCCGTCGGCGCTGACCCTTCCCAACGGGCGGATCTACGTCAACTCCGCTGGCCTCGATCCGGCGATCCTCAAGGCGACCTTCGCGGAAGTTGCCGCGTGCCGCCGCAGCAACATCCTGATCAACACCTTCATGCTGGCACGGGATCGTCCCCTGGTGGAATTCGTCAAGCAGGTCAGTCGGATCTGTCGCGGCAAGGCGTACTTCGCCAATCCGATGACGCTCGGCCAATTTCTGCTGATGGATTTCCTGAAGGGAAAGACTCGCCGCGTCGCCTAG